ACCTCTGCACCTCGTGCGGCACAGCCTACACTGATCCGCTCCCATCCGCTGAGGCGTTCATGCAATACCACCAGACCACTTATCGCAAGCAGTATAAAGGCCGCCCCGAGGCAGCCTTTCGCCTCAGACGCATCGCTAGCGTCAACCAAAAACGTTTTCAGTTTATCCTCAACACCCTTCCGCTTCCCGCATCTGGCTCGATGCTAGATGTCGGCTGTGGCTATGGTTATCTTGTTGAGGCTTTCGCCGCGCGGGGCTGGAAGGCTCTCGGCTTTGACCCCGATGCAAAGGCCATCAACACTGCACAAGCCCGCCTAAAGAATCTTGCCCACCAAGCCAAGCTACACGTAGCCAGCATCCACGATTCCCCTATACAATCTGGAGCCTGCAATCTCGTCACAGCGTTTCACGTCTTAGAGCATCTGCCGAATCCGCTACAAGCACTTCAGCGCTGCTATGAATGGCTCGCGCCAGGTGGTTACATCGTCATCGAAGTGCCTAACCTAATTACGCTCAGCCACTCCTTCCATTCCAGATTCCATCGCGCCCACATCGTTCACTTCCACCCCGAGGCATTGAGCCAAGCTCTAAGACATATTGGATTCGAGGCTCTGCAAATTTACACGCAGCCTTCTGACTCTACGATCCGAATAAACGCGCGAAAACCTCTGGATCCTTTTTCCGAGAGCCGGCATAATCCTATCACCTTTACAGTTTCCGCAGAAAAAATTCAGCAGGTTATTTCGACTTTGTCTCTCATTAGAAAAAAACAACGCTTCACCAGCCGCTCTCCACACAAATGGATTCAGGTGCTCGTGCGATCCATCCTCGTGCGACTAAAAGAGCACCACTAAAAACATCCACCCATAATGTTTTTCTGCTTTCTTCCAGCTGCCACTGTCGGCTAATGTAATAAACCTATGCCAGCAAAAATTTACAAAGATAAAGACGCAAACTTTGAACTCCTCAAAAATAAAACCATCGCCGTCATTGGCTTCGGCTCTCAAGGCCACGCCCACGCCCTAAATTTAAAGGATTCAGGCGCCAACGTCATCATCGGCCTATACAAAGGCAGCAAATCGATCCCTGTCGCCCAAAAACACGGCTTCCAAGTGCTCAACACCGCTGACGCCGTAGAAGCGGCCGACATCATCTTCGTCGCCGTCCCCGATATGGTCATCCCCAGCGTCTATGAAAAAGACATCGCCCCCCGACTCGCCCCCGGCAAAACGCTCCTCTTCTCTCATGGATTCACCATCCATTACAAAACAGTAGTCCCCCCACAAAATGTTGACGTCATCATGGTTGCTCCCAAAGGACCAGGCCATCTCGTCCGCAGTCAATACCTCGAAGGCCGCGGAGTGCCTGCCCTTATTGCCGTCTATCAAAACCCATCTAAACAAGCCAAAAAAATCGCCCTCGCCTGGGCCAAAGGCATCGGCTCCACTCGCGCAGGAGTAATCGAAACCACATTCAAAGAAGAGACTGAAACCGACCTCTTTGGCGAACAAGCCGTCCTCTGCGGCGGCACCACTGCCCTCATCCTCGCTGGCTACGAAACACTCGTAAAAGCTGGCTACCAACCCGAATGCGCTTACTTTGAGTGCCTGCACGAATTAAAACTCATCGTCGATCTCATCTACGAATCAGGCATCAGCGGCATGCGCTTCTCCATCTCTGAAACAGCAAAATACGGCGACCTCACCGTCGGCCCACGCATCATCAACAGCAAAGTCAAAGCCGAAATGGCCAAAGTGCTCAAAGACATTCAATCCGGAAAATTCGCCAAAGAATGGATCAATGAACACAAAACCGGCAGAAAAAAATACAACCGCCTCCTCGCAGAAGGAGCACAACACCCTATAGAAAAAATTGGAAAAAAACTGCGTGCCCTTATGCCCTGGATGCCTAAACGCAATATCAAAGGTGCACAAGCCAATTTCGCAGGCTAACGACCAATATCCCCTTCCATCACCTATCTTCATTCAATCCATACCCGCGTGCCAACCTCAACCCGATCATAAAGATCCAGCACGTCATCATTACTCATTCGGATGCAACCCATACTTCGTGGAGCGCCCAAATGCTGCTCATCTGCCGTCCCATGGATGTAAATATAGCGCTCATAAGTGGTTTTATTTCGCTCCTCTAGCCCAGCTAGCCATAAAATTCGCGTTAAAATCCAATCTTGCCCCTCATTTTCTTCAAAATCCCTCGGCCACACTTTGCCAGTCCACTGTCGGCCTATAAACTGCGCCCCCCAAGGTGCCCCTGTTCCGATTTTTTCTCTTACCACATGCCATCCCCGCGGCGTGCAATGACTACCCACACCCTCCCCAAGCCCAAATCGCGAAGTGCTCACGACATAGACTCGCAGAATTTCTTCTCTCCCCTGCCGCAATTCTAGCCGCTGCTCAGCCGCTACGACACGCAGCCATCTTTCCCCTTCTGCTACCGGCACCCTGTGGAGCATTCCGTTAAAATTCATTGATCCGATCTATAAGTTGCCGCAATCGACCATAAGAC
The Candidatus Methylacidiphilales bacterium DNA segment above includes these coding regions:
- a CDS encoding class I SAM-dependent methyltransferase; the protein is MANRLFPAHHAHSPCPFCDSHDGLLLTRVDNFFRPQITHLCTSCGTAYTDPLPSAEAFMQYHQTTYRKQYKGRPEAAFRLRRIASVNQKRFQFILNTLPLPASGSMLDVGCGYGYLVEAFAARGWKALGFDPDAKAINTAQARLKNLAHQAKLHVASIHDSPIQSGACNLVTAFHVLEHLPNPLQALQRCYEWLAPGGYIVIEVPNLITLSHSFHSRFHRAHIVHFHPEALSQALRHIGFEALQIYTQPSDSTIRINARKPLDPFSESRHNPITFTVSAEKIQQVISTLSLIRKKQRFTSRSPHKWIQVLVRSILVRLKEHH
- the ilvC gene encoding ketol-acid reductoisomerase — encoded protein: MPAKIYKDKDANFELLKNKTIAVIGFGSQGHAHALNLKDSGANVIIGLYKGSKSIPVAQKHGFQVLNTADAVEAADIIFVAVPDMVIPSVYEKDIAPRLAPGKTLLFSHGFTIHYKTVVPPQNVDVIMVAPKGPGHLVRSQYLEGRGVPALIAVYQNPSKQAKKIALAWAKGIGSTRAGVIETTFKEETETDLFGEQAVLCGGTTALILAGYETLVKAGYQPECAYFECLHELKLIVDLIYESGISGMRFSISETAKYGDLTVGPRIINSKVKAEMAKVLKDIQSGKFAKEWINEHKTGRKKYNRLLAEGAQHPIEKIGKKLRALMPWMPKRNIKGAQANFAG
- a CDS encoding L,D-transpeptidase — protein: MNFNGMLHRVPVAEGERWLRVVAAEQRLELRQGREEILRVYVVSTSRFGLGEGVGSHCTPRGWHVVREKIGTGAPWGAQFIGRQWTGKVWPRDFEENEGQDWILTRILWLAGLEERNKTTYERYIYIHGTADEQHLGAPRSMGCIRMSNDDVLDLYDRVEVGTRVWIE